The Fusarium falciforme chromosome 10, complete sequence DNA segment CTCACCATGTCTAACTCTAAACAGGTACTGGGGAAAGCGCGATCCCAAGCTCAACCTTCCCACCAACAGCTCCCTCTCCGTCACCCTCTCGCAAGCCGACCTCCGAACCCTCACGACCGCCTCTTGCTCCAACTCGTACACCAGCGGAGACAGCCTCACCCTGAATGGAGAATCTGCTGATGTCTCTGGCGCCAGAACTCAGGCTTGCTTCCGTGAGCTGCGGGCTCGTCGCGCCGCTCTTGAGGCTGCTGACTCTTCGCTGCCTAAGCTCTCGACCATGAACTTGAAGCTTGTCTCGGAGAACAACTTCCCCACTGCTGCTGGTCTTGCTTCTTCCGCCGCTGGCTTCGCTGCGCTGGTCCAGGCCATTGCCCTCCTCTACGAGCTCCCTGACTCACCCTCGGACCTTTCGCTCGTTGCTCGACAAGGTTCTGGATCGGCTTGCCGCAGTCTGTTCGGTGGCTATGTCGCATGGAGAATGGGAGAGAAGGACGATGGAAGCGACTCCAAGGCTGAGCTTGTCGCCCCTGCGTCTCACTGGCCCGAGATGCGAGCTCTCATCCTCGTTGCCAGcgctgccaagaagggcgTCTCATCGACCTCTGGCATGCAGCAGACCGTCGCCACCTCTGGTCTCTTCAAGGAGAGGATAACAAACATTGTTCCCGCCAACATGGCCTCGATGGAGGAGGCcgtcaagaacaaggacTTTGCCAAGTTCGCCGAAGTGACGATGCGCGAGTCCAATTCCTTCCACGCCACCTGCGCCGACACCTACCCCCCCATCTTTTACATGAACGACGTGTCCCGAGCCGCCATCCGCGCCGTCGaggacatcaacaccaaggccGGCAAGACCGTTGCTGCCTACACTTTCGACGCTGGTCCCAACTGTGTCGTGTACTACCTGGAGGAGAACGCCAATGCCGTCCTCGGCACTTTCTACCAGGCTCTTTCTGGTGTGGATGGCTTCAAGGAGAAtgccgccatcgccaagtctGCTTTCGAGCTTGACAGTGGTCTTGCTGCTACGCTGAAGGAGGGCGTGAGCAGAGTCATCTCGACTGGCGTCGGTGAAGGTCCTATCAAGACGGAGGAGTACCTGGTTGGAGAGGATGGTGCGGCTGTCCGACGGTAGATTGGGAATGAAAAGCAAATAATTCGACAGAAATGATACACATTGGAATAGCCCCGCATATACGATTCGAGTATGTTTCTCCGGGACCCAAAATCAGTGTGATTGTACCATATCGACAGATCAAACCCGCAGCATGCAGTTGCATATACAAAGTGGCCTTCAATCCTCTTACCAGAATGCTGG contains these protein-coding regions:
- a CDS encoding Diphosphomevalonate decarboxylase, with amino-acid sequence MADNKVYRASTTAPVNIAVVKYWGKRDPKLNLPTNSSLSVTLSQADLRTLTTASCSNSYTSGDSLTLNGESADVSGARTQACFRELRARRAALEAADSSLPKLSTMNLKLVSENNFPTAAGLASSAAGFAALVQAIALLYELPDSPSDLSLVARQGSGSACRSLFGGYVAWRMGEKDDGSDSKAELVAPASHWPEMRALILVASAAKKGVSSTSGMQQTVATSGLFKERITNIVPANMASMEEAVKNKDFAKFAEVTMRESNSFHATCADTYPPIFYMNDVSRAAIRAVEDINTKAGKTVAAYTFDAGPNCVVYYLEENANAVLGTFYQALSGVDGFKENAAIAKSAFELDSGLAATLKEGVSRVISTGVGEGPIKTEEYLVGEDGAAVRR